Proteins encoded together in one Pelagicoccus sp. SDUM812003 window:
- a CDS encoding amidase family protein, with protein MIRTRLATSFIVSIFLIVSAYAEKVKIPLHEATILDIQNAFDQGTLTSEKLIRMYLKRIEAYDQKGPSLNALLTLNEDAIAEAKKLDAERKKSGPRSLLHGIPIIPKDNFDTMDLATTGGFKGLEGSVPVRDAFTIRRLREAGAIILAKSNLDEFNSGSSGTSGLGGQVLNPYNLEKVPGGSSAGSGAAIAAVFGQVGLGTETGSSIRNPSTKNNLVGIASTNGLVSRAGIVPSSIILDRAGPMARSVTDAAIVLHGMAGMDAADLTTIASIGKLPKEGYLSYLDEEALNGARIGVLRANFGSDPEDEEALAQIEAAIEALSEKGATLIDPLPVGEIDMFKMLRTVSGSRGERMEAMNHYLAGRGPDVPVKTLKDIADSGLALGKLQEGFERALEEPPMYFNENYANFVRNREAFKRLVLSWYDDYELDAIIYPYQTKPAYTIEQAVPEGGAVRAEYNNYDVMGRGTRMSTVTGFPGITVPAGFTESDGMPVGLEFLGKPFDEGKLIGLCYAYEQAHPMRKLPATTPVLKGEWIEYEK; from the coding sequence ATGATCCGTACACGACTCGCCACTTCATTCATCGTATCCATTTTTCTGATCGTATCCGCCTACGCGGAAAAGGTTAAGATCCCTCTTCACGAAGCGACAATTCTGGACATCCAGAATGCCTTTGATCAAGGGACCTTGACCTCGGAAAAGTTGATACGGATGTATCTCAAGCGCATCGAGGCCTACGACCAAAAGGGTCCTTCTCTCAACGCACTGCTCACGCTAAACGAAGATGCCATCGCGGAAGCGAAGAAACTTGACGCTGAACGCAAGAAGAGCGGTCCGCGCAGCTTGTTGCATGGCATTCCCATTATACCGAAAGACAACTTCGACACCATGGACCTAGCGACCACTGGCGGATTCAAAGGGCTCGAAGGCTCGGTCCCGGTTCGTGATGCGTTCACCATTCGTCGTCTGCGAGAGGCGGGAGCCATCATCCTCGCCAAGTCGAACCTCGACGAGTTCAACAGTGGCTCCAGCGGCACCAGCGGCCTCGGCGGACAGGTTCTCAATCCCTACAATCTCGAAAAAGTGCCGGGCGGCTCCAGCGCCGGCTCAGGCGCGGCGATCGCAGCCGTCTTCGGACAGGTCGGCCTTGGCACGGAAACGGGTTCCTCGATCCGCAATCCTTCTACCAAAAACAATCTGGTAGGCATCGCCTCCACCAACGGTCTGGTGAGCCGCGCCGGCATCGTACCCAGTTCTATCATACTGGACCGAGCAGGCCCCATGGCTCGTAGCGTCACTGATGCTGCCATCGTTCTACATGGGATGGCCGGCATGGACGCGGCCGATCTGACCACCATCGCTAGCATCGGCAAGCTGCCCAAAGAGGGATACCTCTCCTACCTCGACGAAGAGGCCCTCAACGGAGCCCGCATTGGCGTGTTGAGAGCAAATTTCGGCAGCGATCCGGAAGACGAGGAGGCCCTCGCACAAATTGAGGCTGCCATCGAGGCTCTCTCGGAAAAAGGCGCCACCTTGATCGATCCGCTTCCGGTGGGCGAAATAGACATGTTCAAAATGCTGCGCACCGTGAGCGGTTCTCGCGGAGAACGTATGGAGGCCATGAACCACTACCTGGCAGGTCGCGGACCGGACGTGCCCGTCAAGACCTTGAAGGATATCGCCGACAGCGGACTGGCCCTCGGCAAGCTGCAAGAGGGATTTGAACGCGCTCTGGAAGAGCCGCCAATGTATTTCAACGAGAACTACGCCAACTTCGTTCGCAATCGCGAAGCCTTTAAGAGACTCGTTCTGTCATGGTACGACGACTACGAACTCGATGCCATCATCTACCCTTACCAAACCAAACCTGCGTACACCATCGAGCAGGCCGTTCCCGAAGGCGGAGCGGTTCGCGCCGAATACAACAACTACGACGTTATGGGACGCGGCACCCGCATGAGCACCGTGACGGGTTTTCCTGGCATCACCGTACCCGCGGGATTCACGGAAAGCGACGGCATGCCGGTGGGACTGGAGTTTCTTGGAAAGCCGTTCGACGAGGGCAAGCTCATCGGCCTTTGCTACGCCTACGAACAAGCTCATCCCATGAGGAAACTCCCCGCTACCACTCCCGTGCTCAAGGGAGAATGGATCGAATACGAAAAGTAA
- a CDS encoding asparaginase: MRFKKLFPSSLALVATLSLAALASAAVPTVVILGTGGTIQSKGDTRMTRYDYRAGRFDITEIIDLIPQVKDLANLEAEQYTNIGSPSMTPEVWKGLVEKINEKALRSDVSGFVITHGTNTLEETAFFLHLTVQTDKPVVVVGAQRPSTSISADGPMNFYNAVQVAASPDARGKGVFICMNQQINSAREGTKTSAYKVEAFQSRDLGFLGVVDPDGVHFLRAPVRRHTYLSEFDISDISEFPRIDVIPSFADASGDIVDFVVGAGAKGLVLAGHGAGGASPAQGDAFKAAISKGVPVIASSRTGSGRVIESSRMTESGIVAGDNLLPHKARILLMLAVASGKTDREELKRIFDQY; the protein is encoded by the coding sequence ATGCGATTCAAAAAACTCTTTCCTTCTTCTCTCGCCCTTGTTGCGACCCTCTCGCTCGCCGCGCTCGCTAGCGCGGCTGTACCCACCGTTGTGATACTGGGGACTGGCGGCACTATTCAGAGCAAGGGTGACACCCGCATGACGCGCTACGACTACCGCGCGGGGCGATTCGACATCACCGAAATCATCGATCTCATTCCTCAAGTAAAGGACCTAGCGAACCTAGAAGCCGAACAGTATACCAACATCGGGAGCCCCAGTATGACGCCCGAGGTCTGGAAGGGCCTGGTCGAGAAGATCAACGAAAAGGCGCTTCGCTCCGATGTATCCGGATTCGTGATAACTCACGGCACCAATACCCTGGAAGAGACAGCGTTCTTTCTCCACCTCACGGTGCAAACCGACAAGCCGGTCGTTGTCGTGGGAGCGCAGCGTCCTTCCACTTCGATCAGCGCCGATGGTCCCATGAACTTCTACAACGCGGTACAAGTCGCGGCCTCTCCCGACGCTCGTGGCAAGGGCGTCTTCATCTGCATGAACCAACAGATCAACAGCGCCCGCGAAGGCACCAAGACCAGCGCCTACAAGGTGGAAGCGTTTCAATCGCGCGATCTCGGCTTCCTCGGCGTCGTCGATCCTGACGGCGTGCATTTTCTCCGCGCTCCCGTTCGCCGTCATACCTACCTTTCGGAATTCGATATCAGCGACATTTCCGAATTCCCGCGCATTGACGTCATCCCTTCCTTCGCGGACGCTTCTGGCGACATCGTGGATTTCGTGGTGGGTGCCGGAGCGAAAGGCCTCGTGCTCGCCGGTCATGGAGCGGGGGGAGCCTCTCCCGCTCAAGGCGACGCCTTCAAGGCCGCGATCAGCAAGGGCGTACCCGTCATCGCTTCCTCACGAACCGGCAGCGGTCGGGTCATCGAAAGCTCGCGCATGACGGAGTCGGGCATCGTCGCGGGAGACAATCTGCTCCCACACAAAGCTCGCATCCTGCTCATGCTCGCCGTGGCCAGCGGCAAGACCGATCGCGAAGAGCTGAAGCGTATCTTCGACCAGTACTAG
- a CDS encoding asparaginase: MIQTRLSKTMTLFAIALAIPLAATSLQAKSKVHVLGTGGTISGAAPSPEMLSGYKSGTYPVADLLAEVPEITELADVTSEQIINVGSGRITGEILLKLSKRINQLCQEQPDIDGFVVTHGTGTLEETAYFLNLTVLSDKPVVVVGAMRPWTAISGDGPLNLYNAVRVASAPESRGKGAMIVLNDEINSAREGTKTDTYRVETFNSREYGFLGYADPDKIVFYRKPLKRHTFQTEFDVTKIDELPQVDIVYGYQEASRGSVDGLVAAGVKGIVSASGSPEISDALEDAQAKGVMVVRSDRKGQGRVLNSERRLEQGTISADNLRPQKARLLLQLALTKTSDPVEIQRIFNQY; encoded by the coding sequence ATGATCCAAACACGCCTTTCAAAAACGATGACGCTATTCGCCATCGCTCTCGCTATTCCGCTCGCCGCGACCTCGCTCCAAGCGAAATCGAAAGTTCATGTCCTCGGCACGGGCGGTACCATCTCTGGCGCCGCTCCCAGCCCTGAAATGCTTTCTGGATACAAGTCCGGAACCTATCCCGTCGCCGATCTACTGGCCGAAGTCCCCGAAATCACCGAACTCGCCGACGTCACGAGCGAGCAGATCATCAACGTCGGCTCGGGTCGCATCACCGGCGAGATCCTCCTAAAACTTTCCAAACGCATCAACCAGCTTTGCCAGGAGCAGCCGGACATCGATGGCTTCGTAGTAACCCACGGAACCGGAACGCTGGAGGAAACCGCCTACTTTCTCAATCTCACCGTCCTCAGCGACAAGCCAGTGGTAGTGGTCGGAGCCATGCGTCCATGGACCGCAATCAGCGGCGATGGCCCGCTCAATCTCTACAACGCCGTTCGCGTCGCCTCCGCTCCCGAATCCCGTGGCAAGGGCGCCATGATCGTGCTCAACGACGAGATCAACTCGGCCCGCGAAGGAACGAAAACCGATACATACCGCGTCGAGACTTTCAACTCGCGCGAGTACGGCTTTCTTGGATACGCCGATCCGGATAAAATCGTGTTCTACCGCAAGCCGCTCAAACGGCACACCTTTCAGACTGAGTTCGACGTTACCAAAATCGATGAGCTTCCCCAGGTGGACATCGTCTACGGTTATCAGGAAGCGTCTCGCGGATCGGTCGATGGACTGGTAGCCGCAGGGGTAAAAGGCATCGTCTCCGCATCTGGCTCGCCCGAGATATCCGATGCCCTCGAAGACGCTCAGGCGAAAGGCGTGATGGTCGTGCGCAGCGACCGGAAAGGACAAGGTCGCGTCCTAAACAGCGAACGTCGCCTCGAACAGGGAACCATCAGCGCCGACAATCTACGGCCGCAAAAGGCCCGGCTGCTTTTACAGCTCGCGCTGACCAAGACCAGCGACCCCGTCGAAATCCAACGTATTTTTAACCAGTACTAA
- a CDS encoding amidase family protein: protein MNTSRIVRYKNRLRGAWLLLLSFAAPLLSRAEFELIEATIADAHRAFRSGELTAKELTQMYLDRIEAYDQKGPAINCVISINPDALEDAEALDAAFAKDGFVGPLHGIPVLVKDEIDVADMATTLGTLVFKDYVTPKDAFVIEKLRQAGAIILGKTTLSEYAGGDTYGSFFGASLNPYDLTRTVGGSSGGSGGAMAANFAMISLGEETYASIRRPSTWNGVVGLRPTPGLVSRTGMWDGYPTVAAQMGPMCRTVEDTAKLLDVMVGYDPEDPSTAWGIGRAPKSYTDALEKEGLVGARVGVIRESIGGRSDPSSDDFKIVQKEYDRAVDELKAAGAIVIDDLKIPELKELMSLRSDDRWLNEEALRIYLARNPDSPIKTHQDIGNSPYIDQSIPPRKGERWTSPPRETDYQAAIEGNRARQELLTRILAVMAEHDLDAIVHNSVEHQPSLVKDGFNPPYVSGKGVPSINTNVRMLSAITVPSGFTSMGLPTGITFLGRPYDEATILKLAYSYEQSFPHRKSPETTPPLSDS from the coding sequence ATGAATACAAGCCGCATCGTCCGTTACAAGAATCGCCTTAGAGGCGCTTGGCTCCTCTTGCTCTCTTTCGCTGCGCCTCTTCTCTCTCGAGCTGAGTTCGAGCTGATAGAAGCCACCATCGCCGATGCCCACCGGGCTTTCCGCTCCGGCGAGCTCACCGCTAAGGAGCTCACCCAGATGTACTTGGATCGCATCGAAGCCTACGATCAGAAAGGCCCCGCGATCAATTGCGTCATTTCCATCAATCCGGATGCCCTTGAGGATGCGGAGGCTCTCGACGCGGCGTTCGCGAAGGACGGTTTCGTTGGGCCCTTGCACGGCATTCCCGTTCTGGTGAAGGACGAAATCGATGTCGCCGACATGGCCACCACCCTTGGAACGCTGGTATTCAAGGACTACGTCACGCCCAAAGACGCCTTTGTCATTGAAAAACTGAGACAAGCAGGAGCCATAATACTCGGGAAGACGACTTTGAGCGAGTACGCAGGTGGCGACACCTATGGATCCTTTTTCGGAGCATCGCTCAACCCCTACGATCTGACGCGCACCGTGGGAGGATCGTCAGGCGGCTCTGGCGGGGCCATGGCGGCGAACTTCGCCATGATTTCCCTCGGAGAGGAAACCTACGCCTCCATTCGTCGTCCCTCGACATGGAATGGCGTGGTTGGCCTGCGCCCTACCCCTGGTCTCGTAAGCCGCACCGGCATGTGGGATGGCTACCCGACCGTCGCGGCTCAGATGGGTCCCATGTGTCGTACCGTGGAGGATACAGCGAAGCTGCTCGATGTCATGGTCGGGTACGACCCAGAGGATCCTTCCACCGCATGGGGCATCGGCCGAGCTCCGAAAAGCTATACCGACGCTCTTGAAAAGGAGGGTCTGGTTGGGGCTCGCGTTGGCGTTATCCGCGAAAGCATTGGCGGGCGTTCCGACCCGAGCAGCGACGATTTCAAGATCGTGCAAAAGGAATACGATCGAGCGGTCGATGAGCTGAAAGCGGCGGGAGCGATCGTCATCGACGACTTGAAGATCCCGGAGCTAAAGGAGCTCATGTCGCTGCGTTCGGATGATCGGTGGCTGAATGAGGAAGCGCTGCGCATCTACCTGGCTCGCAACCCGGACTCTCCCATCAAAACCCATCAGGATATCGGCAACTCGCCTTATATCGACCAGTCCATTCCCCCACGAAAAGGCGAACGCTGGACTAGCCCGCCTCGCGAAACCGACTACCAGGCAGCCATTGAAGGCAACCGAGCCCGACAGGAACTGCTCACGCGCATACTGGCGGTGATGGCTGAACACGATCTCGACGCGATCGTGCATAATTCCGTCGAGCACCAGCCTTCCCTCGTCAAAGACGGCTTCAATCCGCCCTATGTCAGCGGCAAAGGTGTGCCCTCGATCAATACCAACGTGCGTATGCTTTCCGCCATTACGGTACCGTCAGGCTTCACCTCCATGGGGCTGCCAACTGGGATCACCTTTCTGGGACGCCCCTACGACGAAGCCACCATTTTGAAACTGGCCTACAGCTACGAGCAATCCTTTCCCCATCGCAAGTCGCCGGAAACCACTCCGCCTCTTTCGGACTCCTGA
- a CDS encoding amidase family protein: MSDGAWLFTHPGNTENLATIVLGSETSQSVQNTSCLKRGVGMVKPFGLVSRADVRARSAWRDRVGPKAKCVANAAVSSSAISGWDAGELTTSDALDHHPIHNRALELKHAIRSLATPEYLKLSYEYKPHRPLQESP, encoded by the coding sequence ATGAGCGACGGCGCATGGCTATTTACACATCCAGGGAATACAGAAAATTTAGCAACCATAGTCCTTGGCTCGGAAACCAGCCAATCGGTACAGAACACGTCGTGTCTCAAGCGCGGCGTCGGTATGGTGAAACCCTTCGGATTGGTGAGTCGAGCTGACGTAAGGGCGCGCTCCGCCTGGCGCGATCGTGTGGGGCCTAAGGCGAAATGCGTCGCAAATGCAGCCGTCTCCTCTTCCGCCATTTCCGGCTGGGATGCCGGAGAGCTGACGACATCTGACGCGCTCGACCACCATCCGATTCACAACCGGGCTCTTGAGCTCAAGCATGCGATTCGATCGCTCGCAACACCCGAATACCTGAAACTAAGTTATGAATACAAGCCGCATCGTCCGTTACAAGAATCGCCTTAG
- a CDS encoding amidase family protein produces the protein MIKAKSIPRILLAAGSLLATQLPAKTFDLATATVADINDAMDAGALTSEKLVQMYIDRIEAYDKKGPAVNCVIHLNPKALEQARALDKERAESGPRSPIHGIPIVLKDLIDVAGLPTTGGFTPLGAPVPDRDATIVGRIHDAGGIILAKVSTTNWFGNGFDETHPIGVSKNPYNLDYSPGGSSNGSGVAMAANFATLAIGTDTSVSVQSPSSNCSLVGMVGTYGMVSRAGIIPRGATQDRPGPMGRSVYDVATLFSIISGWDAEDFTTFNPIGHFPMSNWAEELDMPSLAGKRIGVLREMIPEGPEFEEGTAIFEKALVDMREAGAFIVDPILTGNPSIADETSQPRLRTAEYEKIHFTNAYLARLGAKAPFKNVAEWMEAVGEDKFSRRMVEAMSLESPDKSLDYQARYRTRVMYIALIEELMDRYELDAIVQPFTADPPPALDRERRRGDGNWWTASPGTNNLSSSLGLPAVVVPGGYTEETNLPISIQFIGKRFEDLDVLKIAYGYEQNSMNRVSPPTTPPLEGETFDY, from the coding sequence ATGATCAAAGCAAAATCGATACCCCGTATCCTGCTCGCAGCCGGATCGCTACTTGCGACGCAACTTCCGGCAAAAACCTTCGACCTCGCTACGGCGACCGTCGCTGACATCAACGACGCCATGGACGCCGGAGCTCTAACCTCCGAGAAACTTGTCCAGATGTACATCGATCGCATCGAGGCCTACGATAAGAAGGGGCCCGCCGTGAACTGCGTCATCCACTTAAATCCGAAAGCGCTGGAGCAAGCTCGCGCCCTCGACAAGGAGCGAGCGGAAAGCGGACCCCGGTCTCCGATTCATGGCATCCCAATCGTGCTGAAGGACCTCATCGATGTGGCCGGTCTGCCTACCACCGGTGGATTCACCCCTCTGGGAGCGCCCGTGCCGGATCGCGACGCCACCATCGTGGGAAGAATCCACGACGCAGGGGGGATCATTCTCGCCAAGGTTTCCACTACTAACTGGTTCGGAAACGGATTCGACGAGACCCATCCCATCGGCGTAAGCAAAAATCCATACAATCTCGACTACTCTCCGGGCGGCTCGTCCAATGGCAGCGGCGTCGCTATGGCTGCTAATTTCGCTACGCTCGCCATCGGCACCGACACCAGCGTGTCCGTGCAGAGCCCCTCTTCCAACTGCAGTCTCGTTGGCATGGTCGGCACTTACGGCATGGTTAGCCGAGCAGGCATTATCCCTCGCGGAGCGACCCAAGACCGACCCGGTCCCATGGGACGCAGCGTCTACGACGTCGCGACCCTCTTCAGCATTATTTCCGGCTGGGACGCGGAAGACTTCACCACCTTCAATCCGATTGGCCACTTCCCGATGAGCAATTGGGCAGAGGAACTTGATATGCCAAGCCTCGCTGGCAAGCGCATTGGTGTATTGAGAGAAATGATACCTGAAGGTCCCGAGTTCGAAGAAGGCACCGCCATTTTCGAAAAGGCCCTGGTGGACATGCGCGAAGCGGGAGCTTTCATCGTCGACCCGATCCTTACCGGAAACCCTTCCATCGCGGACGAGACCTCGCAACCTCGCCTGCGCACGGCTGAGTACGAAAAGATTCACTTCACCAACGCCTACCTAGCTCGCCTTGGAGCCAAGGCTCCCTTCAAGAACGTGGCCGAATGGATGGAGGCTGTTGGCGAAGACAAATTCTCACGCCGCATGGTAGAGGCCATGTCATTGGAATCTCCTGACAAAAGCCTCGACTACCAAGCTCGCTACCGCACACGTGTGATGTATATCGCTCTCATCGAGGAGCTCATGGATCGCTATGAGCTGGACGCCATCGTGCAGCCTTTTACCGCTGACCCTCCGCCTGCCCTCGACCGCGAACGCCGCCGCGGCGATGGCAACTGGTGGACCGCCAGCCCTGGCACCAACAATCTCTCCTCCTCCCTCGGTTTGCCAGCAGTGGTCGTCCCAGGTGGATACACGGAGGAAACGAACCTTCCGATCTCCATCCAATTCATCGGAAAGCGTTTCGAAGACCTCGACGTTCTCAAGATCGCCTACGGCTACGAGCAGAACTCCATGAACCGCGTATCGCCTCCGACCACTCCTCCTCTCGAGGGCGAAACCTTCGACTACTAA
- a CDS encoding amidase, which produces MSYLKTITRWSAMLACAASLNAETFDLSRASIAEIQSAIDAGKLSSEKLVQLCLNRIEAYDKKGPELKAIFHLSPDALDTARRLDAERAQSGKRSALHGIPVIVKDLVDVAELPTTGGFKPFGTPVPARDAEIVRRIKEAGGIILAKAATTNWFGNGFDETHFHGPTKNAYNPLHFPGSSSNGPGAAMAAWYAPIAIGTDTGGSVRIPSAHSGLAGMVATQGMVSRAGIMPRGATQDRAGPMGRSIEDIATMLTVISGWDVEDVMTFQGSGHYADPSWLEEIKAADLRGKRIGVLREMIYEGPEHEEGLTIFKQTLEALESAGAQIIDPVVTGLDLKTLSTSRVGRTAEYEKIFAQNAYLARFGDDRPYASIQEMIASNDDALFSDAMHSALELEHPDTSPEYQARLRLRTMLRSAISDTIDTYDLDALIFPFSTLPPRRIDSDQPRAPGGSNSLASNNGLPSIILPGGYTSENLPIGIEFISKPFADLELLKVAAGAEKAMEMPKLPTTTPALSGEVFDY; this is translated from the coding sequence ATGTCCTACCTAAAAACGATCACCCGCTGGTCCGCCATGCTCGCTTGCGCCGCCTCGCTCAACGCGGAGACCTTCGATCTATCGCGGGCAAGCATCGCGGAAATTCAATCCGCTATCGACGCGGGAAAACTCAGCTCCGAAAAGCTGGTCCAGCTCTGCCTGAACCGCATCGAGGCTTACGACAAGAAGGGGCCTGAGCTGAAAGCGATTTTTCATCTGAGTCCTGACGCGTTGGATACAGCCCGCAGGCTTGATGCTGAGAGGGCCCAGAGTGGCAAACGCTCTGCCCTTCACGGCATTCCAGTCATCGTGAAAGACCTCGTAGACGTCGCCGAATTGCCCACCACTGGCGGTTTCAAGCCGTTCGGCACGCCGGTTCCCGCTCGTGACGCGGAAATCGTGCGGCGCATCAAGGAAGCGGGCGGGATCATTCTGGCGAAGGCGGCCACCACGAACTGGTTCGGCAACGGCTTTGACGAAACCCATTTCCACGGTCCCACCAAAAACGCCTACAACCCGCTTCACTTTCCCGGCAGCTCCAGCAACGGTCCGGGCGCCGCCATGGCCGCCTGGTACGCCCCCATCGCCATTGGCACCGATACCGGCGGCAGCGTGCGCATCCCCAGCGCCCATTCGGGCCTCGCTGGCATGGTCGCTACGCAGGGCATGGTTTCGCGAGCGGGCATCATGCCGCGCGGGGCCACTCAAGACCGGGCCGGGCCGATGGGACGCTCCATCGAGGATATCGCCACCATGCTCACCGTCATTTCCGGTTGGGACGTAGAAGACGTCATGACCTTCCAGGGATCCGGGCACTATGCCGATCCTAGCTGGTTGGAGGAAATCAAGGCTGCCGATCTGCGAGGCAAACGTATCGGCGTGCTTCGGGAGATGATCTACGAAGGACCGGAGCACGAAGAGGGCCTGACGATCTTCAAACAGACGCTCGAGGCGCTCGAGTCCGCTGGCGCTCAAATCATCGACCCGGTGGTGACAGGGCTCGACTTGAAAACGCTTTCCACTTCCCGCGTGGGCCGAACTGCCGAATACGAGAAAATCTTCGCCCAAAACGCCTACCTTGCCCGCTTCGGAGACGACCGTCCCTACGCCTCCATACAGGAGATGATCGCCTCAAATGACGACGCGCTTTTCTCGGACGCCATGCACAGCGCCCTCGAGCTCGAACATCCCGACACCAGTCCCGAGTATCAAGCGCGGCTCCGACTGCGTACCATGCTGCGAAGCGCCATTTCGGATACAATCGATACCTACGATCTCGATGCCCTGATCTTTCCCTTCAGCACCCTTCCGCCTCGTCGCATCGATAGCGACCAACCACGAGCTCCCGGTGGCAGCAACAGCCTGGCCTCCAACAACGGTCTGCCATCCATCATCCTTCCCGGAGGATACACCAGCGAGAATCTTCCCATCGGTATCGAATTCATCTCAAAGCCCTTCGCGGATCTCGAGCTTCTCAAAGTCGCCGCTGGAGCGGAGAAGGCCATGGAGATGCCAAAGCTCCCTACCACCACGCCTGCCCTTTCGGGAGAGGTATTCGATTACTAG